A stretch of DNA from Bacteroides sp.:
CTTTTTTGTGCAAAATCTTCTCAAAGGCTTGCCCTGACTGCATTTAAGGCATGTTCACCGCTCTGGCATTCTCAGTCCATCTTCGGAGTTAATACGGAGTTAATACGGAGTTTGTTCGGTTTAAACCGAATAAACTCCGTATTAACTATGAGCGTGCTTAGCGGTTGTTTAACCTTTCGTGCTTTCGGGACGCTTGTTTTTTAACCCCTTATTGACTGGTTCGGGTGAAGGAGCCTGTACGGAAGGGGGAAGCGATGATGCAGGGGGAAGGGGAGGGGAATCAGGATTCCTCGTCGCGGTACCAGCCGGCGTATTTCACGTAGTTGTTCGAGATGCGCTCGAGCAGGTCGTGGGTGAGTTCCTGGCTGATGTCCTTTACTTTACGGGCGGGGATGCCGGCCCAGACGCTGCCGGGCTCGACCACAGTGTTTTCGAGCACCACGGCCCCGGCGGCAATGATGGAATTGCTGCCGATACGGGCGTTGTCCATCACGATGGCATTCATCCCGATGAGCACATTGTCCTCAACGGTGCAGCCATGGACGATGGCTTTATGGGCAATCGACACATTGTTGCCGATGGTGGTGGGGGCGGTCTGGTAGGTGCAGTGGATGACGGCCCCGTCCTGGATGTTGACCTTGTTGCCGATACGGATGCGGTGGACGTCGCCGCGCACCACGGCATTAAACCATACGCTGCACTGGTCGCCCATCACCACATCGCCGATGATGGTGGCATTGTCGGCCAGGTAGCAGTCTTTTCCGAAGGCAGGGGTGAAGCCCCTGATGCTTTTGATGAGTGCCATAAACGCTTAACAATCAACCAACGATTTCGTTCACTACAGTCCCAAAAGGCTGCCCATGGGGTCGTGCCCGCCAAAGAGCATGCGTTCGGGATGTTCGACCATTTCCTTCACCTTGACGAGGAATCCCACGGATTCCTTGCCATCCACTATGCGGTGGTCGTAAGAGAGGGCCAGGTACATCACCGGCCTGATCTCTACCCGTCCGTTGATGGCCACGGGGCGCTCAACGATGTTGTGCATGCCCAGGATGGCGCTTTGCGGCGGATTGATAATGGGGGTGGAGAGCATGGAGCCAAACACCCCGCCATTGGTGATGGAGATGGTGCCCCCTGTAAGCTCTTCGATGCTGATCTTGTTGTCGCGGGCTTTCTGAGCCAGCTCAGCGATCTTCAGCTCCAGCTCGGGTATCGACAGTTGTTCGGCATTGCGGATCACCGGGACCATCAGGCCCTTGGGGGTGCTTACCGCAATGCCCACATCGGCAAATTCGGGCAGCACGATGGCGTTGTCCTCAATGCGGCCATTGACCTGCGGGAAGTGGGGGATGGCCTCCGTAATGGCTTTTGCGAAAAAGGACATCATCCCCAGCTTGAGGCCATACTTCTCCTGGAAGGCTTTCTGATATTGCTTGCGCAAATCGAGGATGGCCGACATGTCGACCTCGTTGAAGGTGGTGAGCATGGCCGTTTGGTTCTTCACGGCAACCAGGCGCTCGGCCACTTTTTTGCGCAGGGTCGACATTTTCTGGCGGTTCTCGTTGCGGCTGCCTCCCCAGGTGGCTGTGGCAGGCGAAGCAGGCTGTGAAGACCCTGCGCCAGTGGTTTTTTGATATTCCCCGGCAATGGCTGCCAGGATATCCTTGCGGGTGATGCGGCGGCCGTCAGGATTGGGGTGCACCTCCGCTTGCCTGACACCCAGCTCGTCGAGGAGCTTCTGTGCCTGGGGCGAAAAGGTAAAGCCGCTTTGGGCAGGCTCCGTTTTCTTTTCTTCGGGTTGCGCTGCAGCAGGGCTTGCTTTTGGCTTTTCTTCCGGAGGGGCTTCCTGTTTCGTTTCAGGAGCAGGCGCTTCTTCCTGTTTTGTGCTGGCTGCAGGCGCCGCAGCTTCGGTGTCGATCTGGCCTATGATCTTGCCGGGCTCGGTGGTGGTGCCTTCTTCTACTGAAATACGAATTTTCCCGGCCTGCTCGGCATTGATGGTGAGGGTGGCCTTGTCGGAATCGATTTCGGCGATTTCCTGGTCTTTCTCTACATAAGCGCCATCTTCAACCAGCCAGCGGGCCAGTTCTACCTGGGTGATGGATTCGCCGGCTGAGGGCACTCGGATATCGATAAGCATAGGTTCGGTTTTATTGGTTTTCCACTAATTGACTGATGCACATCTGATGGCATTCGTGGCATACATTCTCGCAGTCACACTCTTCAAAGGCTTTCTCAATGATCTTCTGCTGCTGCATCTGGTGGAACTTGCTTGAGCCGCTGGCAGGGCTTGCACTGGGAGGCCTTGCAATGACACTCATCGGAACATCGCTGAGGTTTTGCGAAAGGAACGGCCAGGCGCCCATGTTCTGGGGTTCTTCCTGGACCCATATGATGCGCCGCGCGCCCTGGTATTTGTCGATCAGGGTTCTCAGCGCTTGTTCCGGAAGGGGATAGATCTGCTCGAGCCGCAGGATGGCGGTGTTGTCAAAGCCTTTCTGTTTTTTTTCTTCAAGCAGCTCGTAATAGATCTTTCCGCTGCAGATCAGCACGCGGTCGACCTTTTTGGGGTCGGCCGAAGCGTCGTCAATGATTTCCTGGAAATGGCCCTCGCTGAGGTCCTGGAGGTTGGAGACGCACTGGGGGTGGCGCAGCAGGCTCTTGGGGGTAAACACCACCAGGGGCTTGCGGAAGGGGCGTTTCATCTGGCGGCGCAGCAAGTGAAACAGGCTGGCAGGGGTGCTGCAGTTGGCCACCTGTATGTTGTTTTCGGCGCAGGAGGCCAGGAAGCGCTCGAGGCGGGCGCTGGAATGCTCCGGCCCCTGTCCCTCAAAGCCATGGGGCAGGTAAAGTACCAGCCCGTTCATCACTTTCCACTTTTCTTCACCGCTGGTGATAAACTGGTCGATGATGATTTGGGCGCCATTGTTGAAGTCGCCGAACTGTGCTTCCCAGATGACGAGGCTGTCGGGGTTGGCCATGGCATAGCCGTATTCGAAGCCCAGCACCCCGTATTCTGAAAGCAGGGAGTTGTAGATCTCAAAATGGGCCTGGCCCTTGCCCAGGTTGTTGAGCGGCACATACTCCTCTTCCGAATCTTCCAGCTTGATGACGGCGTGGCGGTGGCTGAAAGTGCCGCGTTCAACGTCCTGCCCTGTAAAGCGGATGGGGATGCCCTCGCTGAGCAGGGTGGCATACGCCAGGGTTTCGCCCATGGCCCAGTCGAGCTTGCCTCCATTGGCAATCATCTGCTGGCGTTCTTCCATCAGCTTGCGCGTCTTGCGGAAGAAAGGCTTGTCGGTGGGCAGGCTGGTGACTTTCTCGCCAAGAGATTTTAATATGTCTTTTTTTACACCGGTGTCGATGGCCTGGGTGAAATCCTGATCCACTGCCTTGCGGAATTCCTTCCAGGTATTCTCGAGGAAGGGGTCGATGTGTCCCTTTTTAATTTTGCGGGCCTTTTCCAACTCCACATCAAGCATTTCTTCGAAAGCTTTACGAATGGATTGGGCCTGTCCCTCTTCAAGGACCTTCTCCTCGCGCAGCTTTTCTATATAAATGGTGGCAGGATCGGGATGTTTCTCAATGATCTTGTAGAGGATGGGCTGAGTGAAGCGGGGCTCGTCGCCTTCGTTGTGGCCGTGCTTGCGGTAGCTCAGCAGGTCGATAAAGACGTCGCGCTGGAAGCGTTGGCGAAACTCCATGGCCAGTTCAATGGTAAACACCACCGCCTCCACGTCATCGCCGTTCACATGGAAAATAGGCGATTGGATGGTTTTGGCCACGTCGGTGCAATAGGTGCTTGAACGCCCATCGAGGTAATTGGTGGTGAAGCCCAGCTGGTTGTTGATGACGAGGTGAATGGTTCCCCCGGTGCTGAAGGCAGGCAGCTGCGACATTTGCAGGACTTCGTAAACGATGCCTTGTCCGGCTATGGAGGCATCGCCATGGATGAGGATAGGCACCAGCCGGGTCATATCCCCCTTGTGTTTCTGGTCGATCTTCGCCCGGGCAATGCCTTCGACCACAGGGTTTACGGCCTCCAGGTGACTGGGGTTAGGGGCAATGCTCAGGTTTACCGCGTGATGGTTGCGGGTGGTGGTTTCGAGGGTGCAGCCCAGGTGATATTTCACGTCGCCCAGCAGGGTTTCTTCGGCATATTCCTTGCCTTCAAATTCGCTGAAGATCTTGTGAAAGGGTTTTTTGAGGATGTTGCCCAGCACATTAAGCCGTCCCCGGTGGGCCATGCCCAATACCACTTCCTCTGTGCCGCTCCCGGCACCCTTTTCGATGACCGCATCGAGGGCGGGAATGAGGGTTTCGCAGCCCTCGAGTGAAAAACGTTTCTGCCCCGGGAAGCGCTTACGCAGGAATTGCTCAAATCCTACGGCCTCGGTCAGTTTCTGCAGGATCTGGAGCTTCTTGGCAGCGTCGAAAGCAGGGGTGTTGCGGCTCGATTCCATGCGGTTTCGAAGCCACTCAACGATTTCAGGGCTACGGATGTACATATACTCTACCCCGATGCTCTGGCGATAGGTTTGTTTCAGGTGGGCGATGATGCGCTCCAGGGGTGCGGGCCCTATGCCAATTTCATTGCCTGCCTGGAAGGTGGTTTTGAAGTCATCGGGGCTGAGTCCGAAGTTCTCGGGGTCGAGCCTGGGGGTATACTTACGCCGGGTGCGTACCGGGTTGGTCAGGGTAAACAGGTGGCCGCGCTCGCGGTATCCGTTGATGAGGTTAATGACATTAAACTCTTTCCGGTATTGCAGCGCTTCCTTTTCTTCCATCACCCCTTCGCGGGGAAATTGAGTGCGGGCAAAATCAAAGCCTTCGAAAAATTGTCGCCAGGAAGGTTCCACCGATTCAGGGTTAGAGAGGTATTTCTGGTATAATTCTTCTATGCCTGAAATCTCCGAGTTACCTAGATATGAGAATTTGTTCATATTTATGGTTTGCTTAGGCAGATGGTTAATACAAATGTAGCACAAAAAAACTTGAAATAAATTCCGCCTTTTTGAATAATTCCTGTAGCGGGGAATTGTTTATTAATGGGAAGAATTTTTTAAAAAATGGCCGAAAGATGCGAAAAAATTTGTTTCTTTAACCTTCAAAATTCCGTATTCCACGGATAAAGGAAAACAATTGTTTCATTAAAGCAGGAGGTTTATGGTTTTCAATTTCTAAAAAGAGTTGCATTTTGTTAACAAAAATTCCTAATCAAAAACAAATCCTTATGAAGAGAATTACGTTTTTTTTACTTGTGATTTTTGCTGGTTTTGTTGCCTTTTCGCAGGGTCCCGGAGATCTGAGCGAAGCAGAAAAATTGCAAATTGAGAATATGAAACCAGATGTCGATGCGCCTGTAATGGTCAAGTCAGGTGCATCGCAGGTTTTGCCTGGTGTTCAGCAGCCAGTGAAGCCCTTGTTCTGGCATGAACTTGACGCTCCCAAAAGTGCTCCTGAATGGATCCACTGGGACAGTGGCGTGAATGATGATGCCATTGGCACAGGTGGTGCGGCTGATTTTGCCGTTGCTGCCCGTTTTGACCCAACTGACCTGGCGGGATATGCCGGCACGGCTATCACCCGCATTCAGTTTGTGCCTTATGTTGCTTCAGCCGTTTACACCCTGAAGGTATGGCAGGGAACCAACCCGCCCACTGAGGTGTATTCGCAGGCTGTAAGTACTGTTACCATTGAAGCCTGGAACGACATTGAACTGACCACCCCGGTGAATATCGATGCCAGCCAGGAATTGTGGATTGGTTACACGATCTCTACTACCACGGGCTATCCCGCTGGCTGTGACGCTGGTCCGCAAGTGGCAGGCAAGGGTAATATGATTTATTGGGAAGGTGTATGGCAGGAACTTACAGACCTGGGCGCCCTCCCTTACAACTGGAATATCCAGGGCTATGTTGAGGTGCTGGCTGATCCCGGTGCTCCGGCCGCCCCACTAAACCTGGCTGCTGTAGCCGGTGCTGCTGGTGCGCTTGAAGTGTCACTGAGCTGGGATAACCCCGCACTGACCGTCAGCGGCGAGACCCTCACCGACCTTGATTTTATCTATGTTTACAGGGGTGCTGAATTGATCCACACCATTACTGATCCGACCATTGGTGCCGCTGAGACCTTTGTTGACAATGCCCTTACAGAAGGTGGCTTTGTCAGCTATTCTGTTTATGGCAGCAATGACCTCGGCGATGGCCCCGGTGCTTCAGCTGTGGTATTTGTCGGACCGGATGTTCCGGCTGCTCCCGGCGATGTGACCCTTGTCGCCCAGGGCAACGATGGTTATGTGACCTGGACTGCCCCCACTGAAGGCTTCAACGGCGGCTACCTGGATCCTGCTGGTATGACCTATACCGTGGTTCGTATGCCTGACGGTGTTGAAGTGGCTACCGATATTACTGCCCTTGAGTATACGGATGCTACCGTTCCCGGTATTGGCAACTATTATTATGTAGTGACAGCCAGCAATGCCGTGGGTGAAGGTGGAAGCGCTGCTTCCAACGTGGCCTTGTTGGGTGCTGAAGGCATCCTGATGTATGAAGTCTTTGACTATGCCACAGGTGCACTGCCTCCGGGCTGGATGGTTGAAGGACTTGGACAGACCAACTGGAGCGTGGTTGCTACGGCAAACGCCGGTGGTACGTCTCCTGAACTTCGCTTAGGCTGGAGCCCCGCTTTCGTGGGCCTGAGCCGCCTGATCAGTTACCCGGTCAACGTGGAAGGTTATTCTGCCCTGAGGTTTAAGTATAAGCAGTATCTCAATGATTATTCAGGAAACGAAGGTGAAATTGCTGCTATTGATGTTTCGTATGATGGCGGAACTACCTGGACTGCGCTTTGGGAAGAGGAAATTATTGCCAGCATTCCGGCCGGTGATTACGAACTGTATCTCAATGTTCCTGATGGTGCTACCACGGTTCACTTTGGTTTCCGTTTCAATGGGGATGCCTACAACATCAACTACTGGTATTTCGACAATATGATTCTTGAACCAGTGCTTGAGCATGACCTGATTGGTGAGGCCATTACAGGTAATGCCACCCCTTCAGTAGGTACTGAAAGCATTTACACCGTTGCTGTGAAGAATGCAGGGACCATGACAGCCACCGATTATACCGTTAAACTGATGCAGGAGGGTGGCGTTGAGCTGGCTTCCGTTGCTGGTACTGCCATTGAATTTGGTGAAACCCTCACCTTTGACCTGGCCTGGACCCCACAGGAAGCGGATGAAGGCAATACCTTTGTTTATGGTGTGGTTGAATTTACTGCCGATGAAATGCCCGGTAACAACCAAACCCCTAACCTTAACCTTACCGTACAGGGTGCTGACGTCATTGCCGTTACCATTGGTACAGGCACAGCCTATCCGAGCTCGCGCATCCCGTTCGACTTCTTCTATAAGAACAGCTTCAGCCAGACGCTTTATTTCCCTGATGAACTGGGCTTAGGCGGTGGCGTGCTGACTGGTTTGGGTTATACCAATAACTTCCAAACCAACCTTCCCGGAAAACCCATTAAGGTATGGGTAGGCGAAACCGATGCCACTGATCTCAGCGCTGGCTGGGTTCCCCTTGAGAACCTGACATTGGTTTATGATGGCACCCTCGATTTCCCGACAGGTGAGAATTCCATCATTATTCCTTTTCAGCAGCCCTATGTTTACACGGGTGGCAACCTGGTGGTTTATACCAACCGCGTATGGGAAGACCAGTATTTCAGCAGCCTTGACCGTTTCTACGGCACACTGGATGACGGTTCAAGCCGCACCCGTCGCCTTTCTGCTGACGGAACAGCTCCGCTGGATCCGGCTAACCCCGGAACTGGTTCAGTAATCCATTGGCATCCCAACACCACCCTTTACTTCTCGACTGCTGGATTGGGTGCAATGGAAGGTATGGTTACCGATGGCACAAACCCGCTGGAAGGGGTTGACGTCAGTGTTGTAGGTACCATGGCTTCGACCGTTACCGATGCTACCGGTTATTATTCATTCCCATATCTGCTACCCGGTACGTACGACGTTCACTTTGAGCTCTTTGGCTTTACTTCATACCTTGCAGAAGATGTCCTCATCGTTGAAGACGAAACCACTGTGGTGGATGCCGTAATGGCTGCCATTCCGCAATATGCCGTGAACGGTGTGATTGAAGGCAATGACGATGTGCTGCTTGAAGGCGCCGAGATCTGGATGGAAGGTTATGAAGATTATTACATGATGGCCGGTGTTGGTGGCGTATTTATGTTCCCCGAAGTATATGCCGGTTCTTATGATGTCACCATTTCGATGCCAGGCTATGAGGTTCATACCGCTGTTGTCAATGTTGACGCTGATCTTGATCTTGGAACCATCGTTCTTACTGAAATTCTGGCTGCACCTTATGGCGTTAGCATTGATCCCTACAACCAGGGCGATGGCAATGCCTTGTTGACCTGGAACTCAGCCGAGATGACCATGCTGTATCAGCACGATGGCGCCATCCCTGCTGAGCCTAATGCATTTTATCAAAGCATGGACAATGGCTATGGCGTGGTATATGACCTGACCGCATTCCCCGATGCAGTCGTTGAAGCGATTGATTTCCACCATTTACAGTGGGGTTTGCCCAATGGCACTTATCCTTACCTGGTGCACATCATTAACTGGGAAACCAAGACCATCATTGAAACCGTTGGTCCGATCAACACCCTTGTCAATGATGCATGGGAAGAAGCTGTTGATTTGGGTGCAGTTAGTGTGGCTGGCCTTTCACAGGTTGCCATCCTGATCCAGCCCCAGGGCAATACAGCCGCTGATGCTTATCCCGATATCACCACCGATGCTACCGGTCCCAATGGGGTTTCACTGCAGGCTCCGATGAGCGACCTGAACAACTTCACCATCAACGGATCCACCGTTGGTGACTTCTTCATCAATCTTTGGATCTCCACGGCCTTTGCTCCCGATAAAGTGGTTAAGGCTCAAATGCTGACGGCTGACCAGGTTGAAACTGCGTCCAGACTGGGTACCGCCCTGTCAAGCACAGAAGCAACCATTAATAATCAGACCATTGTAGCACCTGAAGAAGAGAAGATATTTGATGGATTCAACATCTACCTCAATGACATGGAAATCCCCATGGCCGAAGGAGTTGAAGTAACCGAATATCTGTTTACCGGACTGGAGGAAGGTACATACACAGCTGGTGTTTCTGCTCTTTATACCACGGGTATGTCAGAAATCGTAACCGTTGACTTCGTTATTGCCATGGGTGTTGAGGTAACCGTTGATGTTACTACCAACTCAGGTGACAGTTCCGAAGGTGCATTGGTACACCTGGCCAACCAGACTGAGACCCAGTTTGAATACACTGGTACCGTTGGTGCTGATGGCTCAGTAGTTTTCGAAACCGTTCGCAAAGGGATGTACACTATGACTGTAACCCTGGGTGGTTACGAAGAGTATGTTGAAGCAGACATTAACATCCAGGATGTTGCCACCCTTACCGCCGAACTGATTGAGATCATTGTTGATCCTTATGGACTGATGGTGGTTGAAGGTGAAACGGCTGGTGAAGCAACCTTCAGCTGGAACAATGCAACGGGCTGGGGCGAAAGCTTCGAAACCGGTGCTATTCCGGAAGGCTGGACCCAGATAATTACCAACACTGCTGGCGGAACCCTGCCCACTACCTGGGCTATCGTGGGAACCATTGAATTTACCAGTGGGGACGTGGTACCTCAGGATGGAGATTACCAGGCATTTATGTACTGGGATTACGGTCATCAGGATGAATGGCTGATTACCCCTGCCTTTACTGCTCCTGCCGGTGATTTGACCTTCTGGTACTATGGCCACAATGGTTCTGTCAATCTCGACCACTACTACGTGAAGATCTCAACCGATGGTGGCGATACCTGGACTGTCCTTTGGGATGCCAGCACGCTGCCTGAAGCTGATAACCATTATGCAACCCCTGCCGTGATTGACCTCTCAGCGTATGTTGGTCAGGAAGTTCACATTGCATGGCAGAATGTTGATGGTGACGGACAGGGTATGTGGTATGCATGGGCTATTGACAACATCACCGTTGGTGATATGAGGATCGATGTAAAAGATCTGATCGCTGCTCCTGCAGGGAATATCCAGCAGGGTGAAAACCTTACTGCCCGCGATGGTGTTTTCTATCCTTCAGTTAATCCTGCCGATATGATTCCTGCTCCCAGGAAATCATTTGAAGGCTACAACGTTTACCTGGATGATATGGTAACTCCCGTGGCTACTTCGGTTGCCAACACTGAGTTCCTGTTTACCGGCCTTGCCAATGGCGACTATGTTGCCGGTGTTCAGTCAGTTTACTCCTCTGGTGCCAGCGAAGTGATTACCCTGCCCTTTACCATTGAGAATGGTGTGGTTTCAGAAACCTATCAGGTGACATTCAATGTTCACATGCATGAGGTTGAGTATACTGAGACTGACGTGATCTACATGACTGGTTCAATGCTTGACTGGACTACTCCTGGCGATGATCCTGACAACCAGACCATGGAAGAGACAGGCGATCCAAACATCATGACCCATACCCTTGAGCTGGAAGCAGGTACTTATGCATATAAGTACTTCATGAATGCCGGCTGGGACGGTGGCGAATGGGCTGGAGCTCCCGACAGGGAAATTGTTGTTGCAGGCGACATGACCGTTGACGACGTGTTTGGCAACATCAATAACCCGGTAGAAGTACCCACGGTTGATGCCGGTGAACTCCTGGTATACCCCAACCCTGCGCGTGATATGATGCATATCGTCTCTGGAGAGATGATCCGTGAAGTTCGTATCATTGATATGCTTGGACAGGTTGTTTACACCT
This window harbors:
- the odhB gene encoding 2-oxoglutarate dehydrogenase complex dihydrolipoyllysine-residue succinyltransferase, translating into MLIDIRVPSAGESITQVELARWLVEDGAYVEKDQEIAEIDSDKATLTINAEQAGKIRISVEEGTTTEPGKIIGQIDTEAAAPAASTKQEEAPAPETKQEAPPEEKPKASPAAAQPEEKKTEPAQSGFTFSPQAQKLLDELGVRQAEVHPNPDGRRITRKDILAAIAGEYQKTTGAGSSQPASPATATWGGSRNENRQKMSTLRKKVAERLVAVKNQTAMLTTFNEVDMSAILDLRKQYQKAFQEKYGLKLGMMSFFAKAITEAIPHFPQVNGRIEDNAIVLPEFADVGIAVSTPKGLMVPVIRNAEQLSIPELELKIAELAQKARDNKISIEELTGGTISITNGGVFGSMLSTPIINPPQSAILGMHNIVERPVAINGRVEIRPVMYLALSYDHRIVDGKESVGFLVKVKEMVEHPERMLFGGHDPMGSLLGL
- a CDS encoding choice-of-anchor J domain-containing protein, yielding MKRITFFLLVIFAGFVAFSQGPGDLSEAEKLQIENMKPDVDAPVMVKSGASQVLPGVQQPVKPLFWHELDAPKSAPEWIHWDSGVNDDAIGTGGAADFAVAARFDPTDLAGYAGTAITRIQFVPYVASAVYTLKVWQGTNPPTEVYSQAVSTVTIEAWNDIELTTPVNIDASQELWIGYTISTTTGYPAGCDAGPQVAGKGNMIYWEGVWQELTDLGALPYNWNIQGYVEVLADPGAPAAPLNLAAVAGAAGALEVSLSWDNPALTVSGETLTDLDFIYVYRGAELIHTITDPTIGAAETFVDNALTEGGFVSYSVYGSNDLGDGPGASAVVFVGPDVPAAPGDVTLVAQGNDGYVTWTAPTEGFNGGYLDPAGMTYTVVRMPDGVEVATDITALEYTDATVPGIGNYYYVVTASNAVGEGGSAASNVALLGAEGILMYEVFDYATGALPPGWMVEGLGQTNWSVVATANAGGTSPELRLGWSPAFVGLSRLISYPVNVEGYSALRFKYKQYLNDYSGNEGEIAAIDVSYDGGTTWTALWEEEIIASIPAGDYELYLNVPDGATTVHFGFRFNGDAYNINYWYFDNMILEPVLEHDLIGEAITGNATPSVGTESIYTVAVKNAGTMTATDYTVKLMQEGGVELASVAGTAIEFGETLTFDLAWTPQEADEGNTFVYGVVEFTADEMPGNNQTPNLNLTVQGADVIAVTIGTGTAYPSSRIPFDFFYKNSFSQTLYFPDELGLGGGVLTGLGYTNNFQTNLPGKPIKVWVGETDATDLSAGWVPLENLTLVYDGTLDFPTGENSIIIPFQQPYVYTGGNLVVYTNRVWEDQYFSSLDRFYGTLDDGSSRTRRLSADGTAPLDPANPGTGSVIHWHPNTTLYFSTAGLGAMEGMVTDGTNPLEGVDVSVVGTMASTVTDATGYYSFPYLLPGTYDVHFELFGFTSYLAEDVLIVEDETTVVDAVMAAIPQYAVNGVIEGNDDVLLEGAEIWMEGYEDYYMMAGVGGVFMFPEVYAGSYDVTISMPGYEVHTAVVNVDADLDLGTIVLTEILAAPYGVSIDPYNQGDGNALLTWNSAEMTMLYQHDGAIPAEPNAFYQSMDNGYGVVYDLTAFPDAVVEAIDFHHLQWGLPNGTYPYLVHIINWETKTIIETVGPINTLVNDAWEEAVDLGAVSVAGLSQVAILIQPQGNTAADAYPDITTDATGPNGVSLQAPMSDLNNFTINGSTVGDFFINLWISTAFAPDKVVKAQMLTADQVETASRLGTALSSTEATINNQTIVAPEEEKIFDGFNIYLNDMEIPMAEGVEVTEYLFTGLEEGTYTAGVSALYTTGMSEIVTVDFVIAMGVEVTVDVTTNSGDSSEGALVHLANQTETQFEYTGTVGADGSVVFETVRKGMYTMTVTLGGYEEYVEADINIQDVATLTAELIEIIVDPYGLMVVEGETAGEATFSWNNATGWGESFETGAIPEGWTQIITNTAGGTLPTTWAIVGTIEFTSGDVVPQDGDYQAFMYWDYGHQDEWLITPAFTAPAGDLTFWYYGHNGSVNLDHYYVKISTDGGDTWTVLWDASTLPEADNHYATPAVIDLSAYVGQEVHIAWQNVDGDGQGMWYAWAIDNITVGDMRIDVKDLIAAPAGNIQQGENLTARDGVFYPSVNPADMIPAPRKSFEGYNVYLDDMVTPVATSVANTEFLFTGLANGDYVAGVQSVYSSGASEVITLPFTIENGVVSETYQVTFNVHMHEVEYTETDVIYMTGSMLDWTTPGDDPDNQTMEETGDPNIMTHTLELEAGTYAYKYFMNAGWDGGEWAGAPDREIVVAGDMTVDDVFGNINNPVEVPTVDAGELLVYPNPARDMMHIVSGEMIREVRIIDMLGQVVYTSDVQGERHEVNVGGFRNGIYFVQVLTSKGLTTQRIQIAK
- a CDS encoding 2-oxoglutarate dehydrogenase E1 component, with product MNKFSYLGNSEISGIEELYQKYLSNPESVEPSWRQFFEGFDFARTQFPREGVMEEKEALQYRKEFNVINLINGYRERGHLFTLTNPVRTRRKYTPRLDPENFGLSPDDFKTTFQAGNEIGIGPAPLERIIAHLKQTYRQSIGVEYMYIRSPEIVEWLRNRMESSRNTPAFDAAKKLQILQKLTEAVGFEQFLRKRFPGQKRFSLEGCETLIPALDAVIEKGAGSGTEEVVLGMAHRGRLNVLGNILKKPFHKIFSEFEGKEYAEETLLGDVKYHLGCTLETTTRNHHAVNLSIAPNPSHLEAVNPVVEGIARAKIDQKHKGDMTRLVPILIHGDASIAGQGIVYEVLQMSQLPAFSTGGTIHLVINNQLGFTTNYLDGRSSTYCTDVAKTIQSPIFHVNGDDVEAVVFTIELAMEFRQRFQRDVFIDLLSYRKHGHNEGDEPRFTQPILYKIIEKHPDPATIYIEKLREEKVLEEGQAQSIRKAFEEMLDVELEKARKIKKGHIDPFLENTWKEFRKAVDQDFTQAIDTGVKKDILKSLGEKVTSLPTDKPFFRKTRKLMEERQQMIANGGKLDWAMGETLAYATLLSEGIPIRFTGQDVERGTFSHRHAVIKLEDSEEEYVPLNNLGKGQAHFEIYNSLLSEYGVLGFEYGYAMANPDSLVIWEAQFGDFNNGAQIIIDQFITSGEEKWKVMNGLVLYLPHGFEGQGPEHSSARLERFLASCAENNIQVANCSTPASLFHLLRRQMKRPFRKPLVVFTPKSLLRHPQCVSNLQDLSEGHFQEIIDDASADPKKVDRVLICSGKIYYELLEEKKQKGFDNTAILRLEQIYPLPEQALRTLIDKYQGARRIIWVQEEPQNMGAWPFLSQNLSDVPMSVIARPPSASPASGSSKFHQMQQQKIIEKAFEECDCENVCHECHQMCISQLVENQ
- a CDS encoding gamma carbonic anhydrase family protein translates to MALIKSIRGFTPAFGKDCYLADNATIIGDVVMGDQCSVWFNAVVRGDVHRIRIGNKVNIQDGAVIHCTYQTAPTTIGNNVSIAHKAIVHGCTVEDNVLIGMNAIVMDNARIGSNSIIAAGAVVLENTVVEPGSVWAGIPARKVKDISQELTHDLLERISNNYVKYAGWYRDEES